In Lachancea thermotolerans CBS 6340 chromosome H complete sequence, a single genomic region encodes these proteins:
- the SNT2 gene encoding DNA-binding E3 ubiquitin-protein ligase SNT2 (similar to uniprot|P53127 Saccharomyces cerevisiae YGL131C SNT2 22% sequence identity with S. pombe Snt2), protein MASESDASSRRRAVRKINYNEKDADADLVKRIQLMEKTRESVTSLNKTKVSKNKYQSYLSSKSVTWNFIPSLPPSFRKHSRFSNILDLEDALIDVTTDTLSQDGSALLKRNDHIYMVSEPPGEPYYIGRIVKFVAKPEFRSYIEESLEYVNTFPAKYFQVKMNWYYRPRDVQDKIQNLNPRLLYASLHMDVCPIHSYRGKCNVVHRSALNISEESQNEQVWKPNTFYFEQLFDRYTLKFYDIWSSRKQLLSLDPNSVYLISLANMYPFVFTEESFPIQKIIDKYVLGKETPDRETWDYKCGECGGWCEKTQRIKCDECQVYVHLFCLDPPLERKPIKGVIWICSRCLHHDKESESLTEPHCQTLEFQTLQSRSGKKCALQSIPSNPENLWFHYLGSKVVDFMDDILIPELVLPFPLKNSRIGPRYQWTGYEKEVEKGEPHNGPKNERGGDETSELLWKFDSSRIGDKELNEYTHKCQKTFPPQLDVLPQTSNFLDMILKLLMSCNYNANEAFALCQKLLSRETLQEPTFTTEEIKKFEEGVAEYGSELHPVCKHVGTQPMSMIVRFYYYWKKTPNGRRIWGNYKGRRKNQKHANSASEHAVSSFGKKSRIRKPSKTLREDLSSSSKEWKHIDDSSFDSEKISNVKTCFKCMFCEIDYSPLWYRVTGGCDDENIKTRMLTGVDEKTSTSHKLPHQSLKSKKSNENPSLEALCIRCARLWRRYAVKWISPLDVIRRLNGKYASSIRNALDELLADPADTTIKVAPNQLMEKCVEWELAQDAELILKQRFHMLDDTERYLKMKRNCISMHTQLNKAVKKLVDKDPQADSKMQDELKEYVQSIMQEVRKKEKKAKAVKNKVKTSKAKENHKMIQTSGEQRSFKNNLDTAAFKSSTTTLIDSNGEKNVEVKQERVLTSLNHTLPAGDHKLQVFVESGKKKIGEITVDSNFENLRLSEELYNYLLDLSSENASLQEKDSRTCDIVNVAKAESHITEESKKHYDPTCLQITNGSNVPILPGNDFSRVLETYHCHNPLHYEWSQGALPKVTNDFIQSVIRGVRPITQNNIGRKARNPAIAVEEPNCEGSLTPRNFCCVCLENFSHDYNEEITCSNCGLNAHYFCYGFKPRVCRKSSKDEIKLKNLQWLCDTCSNDLNPICSTNYQCSLCNAKESDYDGGKKRLSRSIPDALKITSNNTWCHVSCSLFNPDLSYNSLARLQIAGNIKSTLIKCGGKACVICGVSGGGIVNCEECDFSCHVTCAQDYQKCSILFKKLYVDDDAQFYSVINDKGQKFQIKPIILCPKHQSYTKDTTALNYRNEKGTSFLEIYCNNNKCFEEMRSGTVKFRAMDNRGGMALSQKFGSLFLGSQTSNPFGKVACKNCNKTSSIFWYNNVCHACHHHLSNSRSNLLLNEASVVDEKATVNTVLTDYLLKGLESTKPSLPLGKKGIKRQNGSTALKGKKKFKSVEAETPSSGKPPLTMPVVVQNLSGKNMRV, encoded by the coding sequence ATGGCTTCAGAATCCGACGCATCctcgagaagaagagcagtACGAAAAATCAATTACAATGAAAAGGATGCAGATGCGGATCTCGTAAAAAGGATCCAGCTAATGGAGAAAACACGAGAATCTGTAACATCTTTGAATAAAACGAAAGTCTCAAAAAACAAGTATCAGAGCTACCTGAGCAGCAAAAGTGTGACTTGGAATTTTATTCCATCGCTTCCCCCTTCATTCAGGAAGCATAGTAGATTTTCAAACATTTTAGACCTGGAGGACGCACTTATAGATGTCACTACTGACACTTTGAGCCAGGATGGTTCTGCGTTACTAAAACGAAACGACCACATATACATGGTTTCAGAACCTCCGGGTGAGCCCTATTATATCGGAAGAATTGTCAAGTTCGTTGCTAAACCTGAGTTCCGCAGCTATATCGAAGAGTCCCTTGAGTATGTGAACACATTTCCGGCTAAATATTTCCAAGTTAAGATGAACTGGTACTACAGGCCACGGGATGTTCAAGACAAGATCCAAAACCTCAATCCAAGACTTCTTTACGCCTCGCTTCATATGGACGTGTGCCCCATCCACTCCTATCGCGGAAAATGTAATGTTGTTCATCGGTCAGCGTTAAATATTTCTGAAGAATCGCAAAATGAACAAGTCTGGAAGCCAAACACTTTCTATTTCGAACAACTATTTGATCGATATACGCTAAAATTTTATGACATATGGAGTTCGCGTAAACAACTCTTGAGTCTCGATCCCAATTCAGTCTATCTTATCTCTTTGGCCAACATGTACCCATTCGTTTTTacagaagaaagctttcCTATCCAGAAAATTATCGATAAGTATGTCTTGGGCAAAGAAACCCCGGACAGAGAAACATGGGACTACAAATGTGGCGAATGTGGAGGGTGGTGCGAAAAAACCCAGCGAATAAAGTGCGACGAGTGTCAGGTTTATGTCCATCTGTTTTGTCTAGATCCGCCGTTGGAGCGCAAACCAATCAAGGGAGTTATATGGATCTGTTCAAGATGCCTACATCACGATAAAGAGTCAGAGAGCTTGACGGAACCCCACTGTCAAACTCTTGAATTTCAAACGTTGCAATCAAGATCAGGCAAAAAGTGCGCTCTTCAAAGTATACCGAGCAATCCGGAAAATCTTTGGTTTCATTATCTGGGCtcaaaagttgttgattttATGGACGACATTCTAATACCAGAGCTTGTTCTTCCTTTtcctctcaaaaattctcgGATAGGCCCGAGATATCAGTGGACCGGATACGAAAAAGAGGTTGAAAAAGGAGAACCTCACAACGGTCCAAAGAACGAGAGAGGAGGCGACGAAACTTCAGAGCTTCTCTGGAAATTTGATTCTTCTAGGATAGGTGATAAGGAACTAAATGAATACACTCACAAATGCCAAAAGACTTTTCCGCCGCAGCTAGATGTTCTACCTCAAACGTCTAACTTCTTGGATATGATATTGAAGTTGCTTATGAGTTGCAATTACAACGCCAACGAAGCTTTTGCATTatgccaaaaactcttATCTAGGGAGACGCTTCAAGAGCCTACGTTCACAACagaagaaatcaaaaaattcgAAGAAGGTGTTGCGGAATATGGCAGTGAACTTCACCCCGTTTGTAAGCATGTGGGGACGCAGCCCATGTCCATGATTGTTCGCTTTTACTATTACTGGAAGAAAACCCCCAATGGAAGACGAATATGGGGCAACTACAAGGGAAGGAGAAAAAACCAGAAACACGCTAACTCGGCCTCTGAACACGCAGTAAGTAGCTTTGGCAAGAAATCTCGGATAAGGAAGCCCTCAAAAACATTACGGGAAGATTTGTCATCCTCTTCTAAGGAGTGGAAGCATATTGACGACTCCTCATTTGACTCTGAAAAAATATCTAATGTTAAAACGTGCTTCAAATGCATGTTTTGCGAAATAGATTATTCACCACTTTGGTATCGTGTTACCGGCGGCTGTGACGAtgaaaatatcaaaacTAGGATGCTAACAGGCGTTGACGAGAAAACATCAACGTCCCATAAACTTCCACATCAATCCTTGAAGTCCAAAAAATCAAATGAGAATCCATCTTTAGAGGCTTTATGTATTCGTTGTGCTCGGCTTTGGCGAAGATATGCTGTGAAGTGGATCAGCCCTTTGGATGTCATTAGAAGACTTAACGGAAAGTACGCCTCTAGCATTCGCAACGCCCTTGACGAACTATTGGCTGACCCTGCCGACACAACAATCAAAGTCGCACCCAACCAGCTTATGGAAAAGTGTGTTGAGTGGGAGCTGGCTCAAGACGCGGAGCTCATTTTAAAACAGAGATTCCACATGCTTGACGATACTGAGCGGTACctgaaaatgaaaagaaaCTGTATTTCAATGCACACCcagctcaacaaagctGTGAAAAAACTGGTTGATAAAGACCCGCAGGCGGACTCTAAGATGCAAGATGAACTTAAGGAGTATGTTCAGTCAATTATGCAGGAAGTTcgcaagaaagagaagaaagccaaAGCAGTTAAAAACAAGGtcaagacatcaaaagcGAAAGAAAATCATAAAATGATACAAACTTCGGGCGAACAACGCAGCTTTAAAAACAATCTGGACACTgcagccttcaaaagctcgacGACAACATTGATAGATTCCAATGGTGAAAAAAATGTTGAAGTGAAACAGGAGCGGGTTTTGACGAGTCTCAATCACACTCTACCAGCAGGGGATCACAAACTTCAGGTTTTCGTTGAATcaggaaagaaaaaaatagGCGAAATCACGGTTGATTcaaatttcgaaaatttgagacTTTCGGAAGAGCTTTACAACTATCTACttgatctttcttcagaaaaTGCCAGcctccaagaaaaagattctCGTACGTGCGACATTGTCAACGTAGCCAAAGCAGAATCGCATATTACAGAGGAGAGTAAGAAACATTACGATCCAACTTGCCTACAGATAACAAATGGTAGCAATGTGCCCATTCTTCCTGGTAATGACTTCTCACGTGTTTTAGAAACTTATCACTGTCATAACCCTCTGCATTACGAGTGGTCACAAGGCGCACTTCCCAAAGTCACTAACGATTTCATACAGAGTGTAATTCGTGGTGTCCGTCCCATTACACAAAACAATATTGGCAGAAAAGCGCGGAACCCTGCAATTGCTGTAGAGGAACCAAATTGCGAGGGAAGCTTAACTCCGCGCAATTTTTGTTGTGTTTGCCTGGAAAATTTCAGTCATGATTACAATGAGGAAATAACGTGTTCAAACTGTGGGCTCAACGCTCACTATTTCTGCTATGGCTTTAAACCTAGAGTGTGCCgcaaaagttcaaaagacgAAATCAAGCTAAAGAATTTGCAGTGGCTTTGTGACACCTGCTCTAATGATTTGAATCCAATATGCTCGACGAATTATCAGTGCTCTCTTTGTAACGCAAAGGAGTCTGACTACGACGgaggaaaaaaaaggctAAGTCGTTCGATACCTGATGCTTTAAAAATTACGTCAAATAATACATGGTGCCATGTaagttgttctttgttcaaTCCAGACCTGTCGTATAACTCCTTAGCTCGGCTACAAATTGCAGGAAACATAAAGTCTACTCTTATAAAGTGTGGTGGAAAAGCATGTGTCATATGTGGTGTTAGCGGTGGCGGAATTGTGAATTGCGAGGAATGTGATTTTTCTTGCCACGTTACCTGTGCACAAGACTATCAGAAGTGCTCCATattgttcaaaaaattgtATGTGGATGACGATGCCCAGTTCTACAGTGTGATAAATGATAAAGGACAAAAGTTCCAAATCAAACCTATTATACTTTGTCCCAAACATCAATCATATACCAAAGATACTACCGCACTCAATTATAGAAATGAAAAAGGGACTTCTTTTCTGGAAATCTACTGCAATAATAAcaaatgttttgaagagatgAGGTCCGGGACAGTGAAGTTTAGGGCAATGGACAACAGAGGAGGAATGGCCCTTTCTCAGAAATTTGGTTCTTTGTTTTTAGGCTCACAGACGTCCAATCCCTTTGGCAAAGTTGCCTGTAAAAACTGTAACAAAACCAGCTCAATTTTTTGGTACAACAATGTCTGCCATGCTTGTCATCATCACTTGTCAAATTCGCGCTCCAACTTACTTTTAAATGAAGCTAGTGTGGTAGATGAAAAAGCGACAGTTAACACAGTTCTTACGGATTACTTGCTTAAGGGCTTAGAAAGCACAAAGCCAAGTTTACCTCTCGGCAAAAAGGGAATTAAACGCCAGAACGGCTCTACTGCTTTGAAggggaaaaaaaaatttaaaTCTGTAGAAGCTGAAACTCCGTCATCTGGAAAACCTCCTCTGACAATGCCAGTGGTGGTCCAAAATCTTTCTGGTAAGAACATGAGGGTGTAA
- the CEG1 gene encoding mRNA guanylyltransferase (similar to uniprot|Q01159 Saccharomyces cerevisiae YGL130W CEG1 mRNA guanylyltransferase (mRNA capping enzyme), alpha subunit): MDNRAAPEIPGIRQPANVTQDIRLLVCKLLNSPKPAKTFPGSQPISFHHSDIEEKLLQQDYYVCEKTDGLRGLMLIVINPVTKEQGCFIIDRENNYYQVNGFRFPRLPKQSRKELLETFQDGTLIDGELVLQTNPVTKVKELRYLMFDCLAINGRCIVQSPTSSRLAHLGKEFFKPYYDLRSLYPAQCATFPFKISMKHMSFSVDLVKVANSLDKLPHVSDGLIFTPVTTPYVVGGKDSLLLKWKPETENTVDFKMILDIPKAEDTSLSKNDPNRFFYNYGVKPSFHLYIWQGGADVNARLHDFEQPFSKKELEVLDRTYKKFADLDVSDSQWTELKSLGEPLNGRIVECAKDQETGVWRMLRFRDDKLNGNYVSVVQKVLESISDSVKIEDLEEATAQMKSNWEKRQIEKKRGFQEVQDARRVTQPAPPTQPAPQNTEQPKYIDDDDEELWSDDDDESDTEAKRQKL, translated from the coding sequence ATGGACAATCGAGCCGCACCTGAAATCCCTGGCATTCGCCAGCCAGCGAATGTGACACAAGATATTCGGCTACTTGtctgcaagcttttgaattcCCCTAAGCCGGCTAAGACTTTTCCTGGTTCACAACCAATTTCCTTTCATCATTCAGACATagaagagaagcttttaCAGCAGGACTACTATGTCTGCGAAAAAACAGACGGCTTGCGTGGACTAATGCTGATCGTAATCAACCCAGTGACTAAAGAGCAGGGCTGTTTCATAATCGATAGGGAAAACAATTATTATCAAGTAAATGGGTTTAGGTTTCCCCGACTTCCTAAGCagtcaagaaaagagctACTAGAAACATTTCAGGATGGTACACTCATAGATGGTGAGCTTGTACTGCAAACTAACCCTGTCACAAAAGTTAAGGAGCTGAGGTACCTTATGTTTGACTGTCTGGCGATAAATGGAAGGTGCATTGTACAGTCACCCACGAGCTCTCGTCTAGCTCATCTGGgaaaagagtttttcaaaccaTATTATGATTTACGCTCGCTCTACCCAGCACAGTGCGCTACTTTCCCGTTCAAGATATCGATGAAACATATGAGTTTTAGCGTGGACCTTGTTAAAGTTGCCAACTCTCTTGATAAACTTCCTCACGTGTCGGATGGTCTGATCTTCACCCCAGTTACAACTCCATATGTGGTAGGCGGTAAGGACTCACTACTTTTAAAATGGAAACCTGAAACGGAAAATACGGTTGACTTCAAGATGATTCTCGATATTCCCAAGGCTGAAGACACGtcactttcaaagaacGATCCAAATAGATTTTTCTACAATTATGGTGTGAAGCCTTCGTTTCACCTTTACATATGGCAAGGTGGGGCAGACGTTAACGCGAGACTACATGACTTCGAGCAACCGTTTTCTaaaaaagaacttgaggtACTGGATCGGACATACAAAAAATTCGCGGATCTTGACGTTAGTGATAGCCAATGGACTGAACTGAAATCCCTCGGAGAGCCACTAAATGGTAGGATAGTAGAATGCGCTAAAGACCAAGAGACGGGGGTGTGGCGTATGCTGCGCTTCAGAGATGACAAACTTAACGGAAATTATGTGTCcgttgttcaaaaagtacTCGAAAGTATCAGTGACTCGGTGAAAATCGAggatcttgaagaagctacCGCTCAAATGAAGTCAAACTGGGAGAAGCGtcaaattgaaaaaaagcgcggctttcaagaagttcaggATGCGCGTCGTGTAACCCAGCCCGCCCCCCCAACACAGCCTGCCCCTCAAAATACGGAGCAACCGAAATACAtcgatgatgatgacgaagagctgtggtctgatgatgatgatgaatCTGATACTGAAGCcaaaagacaaaagctgtaa
- the RSM23 gene encoding mitochondrial 37S ribosomal protein mS29 (similar to uniprot|Q01163 Saccharomyces cerevisiae YGL129C RSM23 Mitochondrial ribosomal protein of the small subunit) yields MSLIGVRNFSSSSLRAAAPTRGKAQGFAKKVSGAKTTGKKVSAGSLYKPWQQTIATSNLNKNAFPVEVPTFKPSEISQCVDQVMSFSNAHYKYLYTLGSFKQNQFNELFPRPISMVRRNTTQKLFELLKNSPDRKFILTGESGIGKSVLLSQVHSLAFEENALVINISYPELFLNGTNDFFYDGASYVQPMYLKRLLNKILKANNKNLLSSIPISGNYKFANADPKDSASRKFVQITGGKSTLLDLISVKTSPRNRGDLFQAVIQELSKQAKVPVVFTVDNFSRITSEPKSAYKNSNNENIHVLELQLGKTIMEIVSGKVLFPHKLSAVVLATSGCDRTNRTLPVGLQKQPHDPYVSRKHYDHDLACLLSKGNVREFPVNKLSKQELQNLLEFYYKAEIILSKDNNEKTIEQLVDEKYLLSGNGNPRELLKSLVLQFS; encoded by the coding sequence ATGTCACTTATTGGTGTTAGAAATTTTAGCTCAAGCAGCCTAAGAGCTGCAGCTCCTACTCGGGGGAAGGCTCAAGGCTTCGCTAAAAAGGTTAGCGGTGCTAAGACCACTGGAAAGAAAGTTAGCGCTGGATCCTTGTACAAGCCATGGCAGCAAACGATagcaacttcaaatctCAACAAGAATGCGTTTCCTGTTGAAGTGCCAACCTTCAAGCCCAGCGAAATTTCGCAGTGCGTTGACCAGGTAATGTCGTTTTCCAATGCTCACTACAAGTATTTGTACACTCTGGGGTCATTTAAACAAAATCAGTTTAACGAACTTTTCCCACGCCCAATATCAATGGTTAGACGTAATACTACTCAGAAATTGTTCGAATTACTCAAAAACTCACCAGACAGAAAGTTCATTTTAACCGGCGAGTCAGGAATAGGAAAGAGTGTTTTACTATCCCAGGTGCATTCCTTAGCGTTCGAAGAGAATGCCCTTGTCATAAACATATCCTATccagagctctttttgaatgGTACCAATGATTTCTTTTATGATGGAGCGAGCTACGTTCAACCAATGTACCTGAAACGtctgctcaacaaaatcttgaagGCAAATAATAAAAACTTATTGTCTTCTATACCTATTTCCGGTAATTATAAGTTCGCTAATGCTGACCCCAAGGACTCCGCAAGCAGGAAGTTTGTCCAAATCACAGGCGGCAAGAGTACACTTTTGGATCTTATTTCAGTTAAAACGTCTCCTCGTAACCGAGGAGATTTATTTCAGGCTGTCATCCAAGAACTCAGCAAGCAAGCTAAAGTTCCAGTAGTATTCACAGTGGACAACTTTTCTCGTATAACAAGCGAGCCTAAATCCGCTTACAAAAACTCCAACAACGAAAATATTCATGTTTtggagcttcaacttggaaAAACTATAATGGAAATTGTTAGCGGCAAAGTTTTATTTCCCCACAAGCTGAGTGCTGTTGTTCTGGCAACATCAGGTTGTGACAGGACCAACAGAACGCTCCCAGTgggacttcaaaaacaaccaCATGATCCATACGTTAGTCGAAAGCACTATGATCATGATCTTGCGTGCCTTCTTTCCAAAGGAAACGTCAGAGAATTTCCTGTAAATAAGTTGAGCAagcaagagcttcaaaacttaTTAGAATTCTACTACAAGGCTGAAATCATCCTATCAAAAGACAATAACGAAAAAACCATTGAACAATTAGTTGACGAAAAGTATCTTCTCAGCGGTAACGGGAACCCAAGAGAGCTACTAAAGAGTTTGGTGTTACAGTTCTCTTAA
- the PUS1 gene encoding pseudouridine synthase PUS1 (similar to uniprot|Q12211 Saccharomyces cerevisiae YPL212C PUS1 Involved in tRNA biogenesis; intranuclear protein which exhibits a nucleotide-specific intron-dependent tRNA pseudouridine synthase activity), with amino-acid sequence MSETNNLRPAYDDDQPGEEAYKRGNQYKWTKARKADYEETGDDTESSNKKAKIDPTAEVKISGNEEVKEKRLPKRKVAVMIGYCGTGYHGMQYNPPTPTIEAELFRAFVEAGAISQANSKDLKKSGFMRAARTDKGVHAGGNVVSLKLIIEDPDIIAKINSKLPEGIRVWDIERVNKAFDCRKLCGSRWYEYLLPTYSLVGPKPGSALYNDIEASKKEIPGVMPDDEESAKFWASFFEEIEQKFTPEELELIKSYTPPPRDEFDDDDPTYQLVKNYKLIENAHRRAYRISESRLEAFRAAMKQYLGPHNFFNFTLGKEFKDPSAIRFMKEIKVSDPFVIGERNTEWVSIKIHGQSFMLHQIRKMISMATLVTRCSCPVDRITDAYKPQKINIPKAPALGLLLECPVYEGYNKRLKEFGYNPIDFSKYQDKMDEFKMKHIYDKIYQEEVSENVFNAFFSYIDNFSQVTGAQSVDDGTANPASAQKSVFDFLTARGIVPSTEESPKKEAEEAPQTAAPGAISTSPSEGEMEASTNNPSKPSSNEPNVV; translated from the exons ATGTCCGAAACTAATAATCTAAGACCGGCTTATGATGATGATCAGCCTGGTGAAGAAGCTTACAAGAGAGGTAATCAATACAAGTGGACTAAAGCTCGTAAAGCCGATTATGAAGAGACTGGAGATGACACAGAAAGTTCTAATAAAAAAGC AAAGATTGACCCAACTGCTGAAGTGAAAATCTCGggcaatgaagaagtcaaagagaaaaggcTGCCAAAGAGGAAGGTCGCTGTAATGATCGGGTACTGTGGAACCGGCTACCACGGTATGCAGTACAACCCACCAACACCAACTATAGAGGCGGAGCTTTTCAGAGCGTTCGTTGAGGCCGGTGCGATTTCGCAAGCAAACTCGAAGgatctcaagaaaagcggTTTCATGAGAGCAGCCAGAACCGACAAAGGAGTTCATGCCGGCGGTAATGTTGTCTCGCTCAAACTTATCATTGAGGATCCAGATATCATTGCAAAAATCAACTCCAAACTACCCGAAGGCATCAGGGTCTGGGATATCGAGCGtgtcaacaaagcttttgattgtAGGAAATTATGTGGTTCGCGCTGGTACGAGTACCTTTTGCCAACTTATTCCCTGGTAGGCCCCAAGCCTGGCAGTGCCCTCTACAACGATATTGAGGCGAGCAAGAAGGAGATACCCGGCGTCATGCccgatgacgaagaaagTGCTAAATTTTGGGCTagcttttttgaggaaattGAGCAGAAGTTCACGCCTGAAGAGCTAGAATTGATCAAGTCGTATACTCCTCCACCTAGAGACGAGTTCGACGATGATGATCCGACGTACCAGTTAGTGAAAAACTACAAGTTGATAGAAAATGCTCACCGCAGGGCCTATCGGATCTCAGAAAGCAGGCTTGAGGCGTTCCGCGCCGCGATGAAACAGTACTTGGGTCCTCATAACTTCTTTAACTTTACCTTGGGTaaagaattcaaagatCCAAGTGCAATCAGGTTTATGAAGGAAATTAAAGTTTCTGACCCTTTTGTGATTGGCGAGAGAAACACTGAGTGGGTATCCATTAAAATACACGGCCAGTCATTTATGCTTCATCAAATTCGTAAAATGATTTCAATGGCTACGCTTGTTACAAGATGCTCCTGCCCCGTCGACCGCATCACAGACGCCTACAAACCACAGAAAATTAACATTCCAAAGGCTCCCGCTCTTGGGTTGTTACTAGAGTGCCCCGTTTACGAAGGCTACAACAAGAGATTGAAGGAGTTTGGTTACAATCCCATTGACTTTAGCAAATATCAAGACAAAATGGAtgagttcaaaatgaaaCATATCTACGACAAGATTTATCAGGAAGAAGTCAGCGAGAACGTGTTCAACGCGTTCTTTAGCTATATTGACAACTTCAGCCAAGTCACCGGTGCCCAGTCTGTAGATGATGGAACAGCAAACCCGGCTtcagctcaaaaaagcgTGTTCGACTTTTTGACAGCGAGAGGAATCGTTCCTTCTACTGAGGAATCGCCGAAAAAAGAGGCTGAAGAGGCACCCCAAACCGCTGCTCCCGGTGCTATTTCCACATCGCCAAGCGAAGGAGAAATGGAGGCTTCGACGAATAATCCATCCAAGCCAAGTTCGAACGAGCCCAATGTGGTGTAA
- the NIP7 gene encoding ribosome biosynthesis protein NIP7 (highly similar to uniprot|Q08962 Saccharomyces cerevisiae YPL211W NIP7 Nucleolar protein required for 60S ribosome subunit biogenesis), which translates to MRQLTEDETKVVFEKLAGYIGRNIKFLVDNKDQPFVFRLQKDRVYYVPEHIAKLATSVARPNLMSVGLCLGKFTKTGKFRLHITALTILAQHAKYKIWIKPNGEMPFLYGNHVLKAHVGKMSEDIPEHAGVIVFSMHDVPLGFGVSSKSTSESRDVQPTGIVAFRQADIGEYLRDEDTLFT; encoded by the coding sequence ATGAGACAACTCACCGAGGATGAGACTAAAGTAGTTTTCGAGAAGCTCGCCGGTTACATTGGCAGAaatatcaagtttttggtCGATAACAAAGATCAGCCATTTGTATTCAGATTGCAAAAAGACAGAGTCTACTACGTTCCGGAGCACATTGCCAAGCTTGCTACCTCAGTGGCAAGGCCCAACCTAATGTCGGTGGGTTTGTGTTTGGGCAAGTTCACCAAGACTGGCAAATTCAGACTACATATCACAGCGTTGACGATCCTAGCGCAACATGCCAAGTACAAGATTTGGATTAAGCCCAACGGGGAGATGCCTTTCCTTTACGGCAAccatgttttgaaagcgcaTGTTGGCAAGATGTCGGAAGATATTCCCGAACACGCAGGGGTCATCGTATTTTCTATGCATGACGTGCCCCTGGGTTTCGGTGTGAGCTCTAAGAGCACATCTGAATCAAGAGACGTACAGCCCACAGGTATTGTGGCCTTCAGACAAGCGGATATCGGCGAATACCTGAGGGACGAGGACACTTTGTTTACCTGA